TTCTGTCGGCCACCCCTTGTACAGCAATATTCTCTTTTGCCTTGGCAAGCTGGCCGGGCAAATCCATCATTGTGACATGGACATCCGGATCATAGAGGACAGATTGGATGGCAAATTTGCCGGTATTCGCGCCAATATCTAAAATAGACTTCGGTTTAAGATCAAACACATAGGGCAATGCGTCCGGAAAGGCTGTGTCACTATAGAAGTGATCAAAGGCAAACCAGCTCTGCTTAGCTTTAGCAGGCAGATGCCTTAATGCTTCGTAAATTGTGGGCCACTGGCCAAACACTTCCAACCCAGAAGGTTTGCCTGTTTCAATGGCCTGATCCAATCGGAAAAGTCCTTCGTAGCAAACGTCATGGACAAAATCCATGTTCACTTTTGTCAATTCGTCATTGAGCAGAAAATGTCCCACACGGGTTATTATATAACAATCGTCTTTCATCTCCAGAACGTCCTGGCTAAGTCCTGTTTCGCACAGAACGGTGACCCCGTAACAGGAGACCCCTGTTTGTTCCGAGATATCTTCGACTTTAAGTCCGGTCTTTCCAGCCGCCTCAATAACTTTGAGAATGTTCAGATCCCTCAGCAGACGCACGGCCTGGAACACCACAGGCGCAAAGGCAATTTTCTGAGCCTCATAACGCGCCTTTAACGACCTTTTTTTGCCGGAATCAAATTTCTTATCCACTATTCACCTCATAAAAAGCTAAGTGTTTGAACGCAAAGCCACCCACCTGTAGCGTCACATCCGGGGACTTCATGTCCAAACGCGGGTTTCCGATCGGCACTAAATGAAAAGAACTATCACAAATGAGCCTTCATATCCAACAAGATCTTTTCCTTTTTCCCTTGCCTTTTATAATTTGATTGAGATATTTTTATTAGTTTGAAATTTTTAATGAACAAGGGTGAAACCCAACCCGATGAAACAGGAACAAAGAGATGACCCAACCGGTTTATATTAATGACTTGTCCGTTTTTCTACCCAATCAGCCTGTATTAAACAGTGAAATCGAAGAGGTCTTGGGCCGGATCAACGAGATCCCCTCCCTGACCAAGAAAACAATGCTGGCTAACAATAAAATTGAGAAACGGTATTATGCCATTGACCCATCTACCGGAAAATTCACCCACAATAACGCCCAGCTCACAGCCAGGGCCGTACAAAAGCTTTGCCCCTACCCCGGATTCACCCCTAACGATATCCAGGTTTTAAGCTGCGGCACCACAAGCCCGGACGTCATCCTTCCCGGACATGGTATGATGGTGGCAGGAGAACTTGGGGTGCCCCCCTGCGAGGTTGTCTCCACATCCGGTATCTGTCTGAGCGGGATGACCGCGTTAAAATATGCTCAGCTGTCCATTGCAAGCGGTGCCTCAACAAATGGCGTCTGCACAGGATCTGAGTTGTCATCGTCTTTCATGCGGGCCAATTTTTTCAACCTGGGCGTGGACCCGGATGCTGATATTGCCGAAGCGCCCATCCTAGCATTTAATGCCGACTTTCTTCGCTGGATGCTCTCCGACGGCGCCGGGGCGGCTTTTCTTGCCAATACGCCGAATCCCCAAGGAATTTCATTAAGAATTGAATGGATTAATATGCTCTCATATGCCGGAGAACTTGCCACCTGCATGTATGCCGGGGGCAAGCAGAATAAAGACGGCTCCATTTCCGGATGGCGGGAGGCAGATTCCTCTAAAGATGTAATGAACGGCAACCTGCTAGCTGTTAAGCAGGATACCCAACTTTTAGGACGCCACATTGTCAAAACCATGGGACAAGCCCTGGGACGCATTGCCGAAAAACGGCAACTGACGCCTGAAGATGTGGACTGGTACCTGCCCCATTACTCATCACACTATTTCAGGGATAAATTTTATCAGGTCATGAAAGAGACTGGATTTGAAATTCCCTATGATAAGTGGTTTACCAACTTGCCCTATACGGGCAACGTCGGTTCAGCATCCATTTACATCATCATGGAAGAATTGTTTAAATCAGGGAAACTGAAAAAAGGAGAAAAGCTGCTCTGCTTTATTCCGGAAAGCGGACGATTTTCCCATTGTTTTATGCTGTTGACTGTGGTTTAGTTAAAAGTATCATGTCCCGCGATGAACAACAGAACTTGATAGCACAACAACCGGCCCAGGCGAAACAACAGACAGCCACGACGTTTGACCTGAAATCTTCAGAATGGTTCCTGAACAGGGAGTTGACCTGGCTGGAATTCAACCGCCGGGTCCTCCATGAAGGGCAGGATTCTCGAAATCCCCTCCTGGAACGGGTCTTTTTCCTCTCAGTGGTTGGTTCGAATCTTGATGAATTTTTCATGAAACGTATTGGTGGACTCAAACAACTGGTCGGCGCCGGGGTAAAGAAACTGAGTGTCGATGGGCGGACCCCCCAGGAGCAGATTGACGACTGCCATATTGTTGTCCAGGACATCTTAAAACAGAACCAAATATTGGAAGTGGAGTTAAAGAAACTGCTCGCCCAAGCGGGAATTATCCTTATCGGCTACGACCAATTGACAAAAACGCAGAAAACGTTTGCCAACAAGTATTTTTCCGATAATGTATACCCACTTTTAACGCCCCAGGGAACAGATCCGGCACATCCGTTTCCTTTTATATCCAAC
This window of the uncultured Desulfobacter sp. genome carries:
- a CDS encoding class I SAM-dependent methyltransferase, whose translation is MDKKFDSGKKRSLKARYEAQKIAFAPVVFQAVRLLRDLNILKVIEAAGKTGLKVEDISEQTGVSCYGVTVLCETGLSQDVLEMKDDCYIITRVGHFLLNDELTKVNMDFVHDVCYEGLFRLDQAIETGKPSGLEVFGQWPTIYEALRHLPAKAKQSWFAFDHFYSDTAFPDALPYVFDLKPKSILDIGANTGKFAIQSVLYDPDVHVTMMDLPGQLAKAKENIAVQGVADRISPYPVCDLLDPKFVFPCGFDAVWMSQFLVCFSEDQILSLLERGKAALAPQGRLFILDTYWDRQQFEIAAYCLINSSPYFTAMANGNSRMYRFSKIEELLLRAGLHIESVDDGLGIGHTLIRCRANDK
- a CDS encoding beta-ketoacyl-ACP synthase III, whose translation is MTQPVYINDLSVFLPNQPVLNSEIEEVLGRINEIPSLTKKTMLANNKIEKRYYAIDPSTGKFTHNNAQLTARAVQKLCPYPGFTPNDIQVLSCGTTSPDVILPGHGMMVAGELGVPPCEVVSTSGICLSGMTALKYAQLSIASGASTNGVCTGSELSSSFMRANFFNLGVDPDADIAEAPILAFNADFLRWMLSDGAGAAFLANTPNPQGISLRIEWINMLSYAGELATCMYAGGKQNKDGSISGWREADSSKDVMNGNLLAVKQDTQLLGRHIVKTMGQALGRIAEKRQLTPEDVDWYLPHYSSHYFRDKFYQVMKETGFEIPYDKWFTNLPYTGNVGSASIYIIMEELFKSGKLKKGEKLLCFIPESGRFSHCFMLLTVV